The sequence below is a genomic window from Rhinopithecus roxellana isolate Shanxi Qingling chromosome 7, ASM756505v1, whole genome shotgun sequence.
TAGTTAACTAATTTTGCAGCAAGAAATTTTCATAACTGAAGGATATCCAGTATCTTATAAATGAAACTATGATCTAGTTTATATACTATAATTTCTTACCAAAATTTAAGAACTCCTCATTGAATTATTACTTAATTCATGGAAAGGAACTGATATGGCTGACAGGCCAACCTATTTTGAAGGTACTTAGTTGGCTTTACATTCCCACATATAAGTAAGTGAAGGTTTCATGTGAATCGGTATTAGTACTGGAAAGCCTCAAGAATGAGACATTCTGTTCTGCAGTTATGCTTGTTATTGgaaccattattttttttttaaaaaagatcattttTATAAACAACAATAACTGAAGTGTTTATATATGCCACATGGACTACtggtttcctttcttccctccctccctttcttcttcttgtcaGGAGTTCCTCAACAATTGAAGTGGTTTTAGCTCCAAATTGAATTTTTTGAAGGCCTTAAatcttcataaaaaataaatttaccaaaaGGTTAtcaaaagttactttaaaaagtattatattgATAGTAAATCTACTAAAGTTATTTATAAAAGAGAATGTCTCTGGAAATACACAAGTGGTGacagaagggaggggaggagaaggccTCTCAGGTAAACTGTGAAGGAAAGGTGACTGTGGGTAAGGGGCGGAGAGGCATTCACTGAACTGCTCCTATTTCTTGAGGTCACTCTGGGCGAAGGGCAGTGCCTGGGGTCCTACTTGCCCGCCAGGCACAGGCACAGGCAAGGAGTGAGACCgtcccgccccgcccctccccccaaCTTTTCACCTTCCTTTCCAGCCCCACCCCGCTCCCATGGCCCCGGCCCTTGGCAATGCTGCGCAGCGCGTCAGTCAGCGTCAGAGGGCGTGGGGGTGGCTAGAGGCTCCCGTGGCCTCTGATCTCACAGAGCGGATCCGCGCGGGTGTCCAGCGCCCCGATGTGGGCAGTAGGGGCTAGCCGCTGGGGCAGGCTGCCCCCAGCAAGAGGAGCGGCGGCTCCAAACCACAGAATCTCCAACACTGGAAAGCGTGGCCTCCGTCACCCTAAGCCACAGGTATCCTGCGGGTCATCGCTTGTGGTGGAGCGCCCGGCGCCAATCGTGGTCAGTCCCCCTCTACGCCACAGTCCGATTCCCCCGGCGCCCCCGCCGACCCCGGAGCCGGCCCTCAACCCCTTCGTCTGCGGAGAAATACCCTTGCTGCCCATCCCATCCCAGCCAGGGATCACCACCGCTGCCCTCTACCAAGCGTCGGGCCCGGTACCGAGGACTGGCCGCCAAGTTTTGCGGACTACGGCCCTAAAGCTCATCCACAAGGAGTTCCTCGACCTAGCCCGCGACTCCTAGCCCCACTGTTCAGCAGGGCCAGTGTAGGACGATATGCTCCACTGGCAGGCCACCGTAACGAGGCCCAACGACAGCTCCTACCTGGGAAGGGTCTTCTTCCTAAGTATCCAGTTTCCCTCCCACTGCCTATTCAAACCACCCAAGATCAAATTTACCAACGGAATTTACCATCAACATCAACGGAAATACAGGATAGGAGGAAGTATGGCAGAATAAGTAGAGACTGGACTCAGTAGTGTACCAggtaatttcaaaatataattccaTCGCCTTAATAATAAAGATGCAGAAAGTGACAGTTCACTTAATTGGCTGTTTTGATTACTTTCTATGAAGGGGAGTCTCCTCATTCTTCTACGCTTTTCTTAGCAGGCAATGAGTGGAGGGCATAGAAGTGGTGGGGTTCTGGGGGTTGGGGACAGGGGCGTGCACGGTTGGTGAGGGTGTGGCCGAGTGGGAAGTCAGGGTGTGTGGAGAGTGTAAGACAAACAGGTCAGTTTTCATTTAGTTTTGacaaaaaagatttatttgttgatttagGATTGTAAAACAAAGCAAGAACAACGGGGCGGGGGATGGCTTTAAGATTGAGAACAGTTCCACTGACTAgtgggaattttatttatttatttatttatttatttatttatttatttatttgagagaggAGTCtagccctgtcgcccaggctggagtgcaagggcatgatctcggctcactgcaacctccacctcccgagatcaaacgattctcctgcttcagcctccggagtagctggaattacatgcgtgagtcactacgcccagctaatttttgtgtttttagtagagacggggtttcaccatgttggccaggctgctcttggaactcctgacctcgtgatctgcccacctcagtcttccaaagtgctgggattacaggcgtgagccactgcccctcgCCGGGAAAATTTTTAATGCGCAGTCTGTTTTGAACTGACATCAGTTGGGAAAAGCAAGATGAAGATTAATAAAGCTCGTATTCATTTTATTCTGAAGAACTATTCATCCATCCTCTACTTTGAGATTCAGATTTAACTGGCCCAAAATGAAATCAATTAGTTGTTacaataaaaaatgtgttttgttccCAGTTTCCAACAGCTCCCACACCTTCATCTCCCACCTTTTTGCCCACTCTGCCGCTCTCCCACGCCCAGGGTTGGGTTGTCTGTGACTTCTCAGGCCATACCTACTAGCTcttatttctcatgttttctcGAGAACCATGTAAGGTCTGAGATTCTACCCAGCCTGCAGCTACAAGTTAGCTTGTCAGAGTTTGGTGGAGGCTGGCAAAATGACAGAGTCGTGGGTTAGAGGCAGGAGTCATACATAGCACAGCAGGCAGTGTTAGTTTCACTGACATCAGTTTCCCTTGCTCCCTCAAGTCCCAAGGAGGAGAGGTGGATCAGACCAGGTGAGTGCTGCACACATAGTGGGTTTGGGTCACAGCTAAGAGAATTTAAATTTAGGAATCCCCAGTCTTTGAAAGGGGACTACTAGCAAGCCTGCCCACCCTTTGCCTAGAGAGAGATGTTCTTATTAAGCTGATCAGGAAACAGTCAAATCTACCCTCTCCCCTGGAGGGGTTTCTAACTTCCAAGGCTGTTATATACAAGtatatgtcaataaaaatatttgaaaaagaaaaaaaaaatactttcaatatGAAACCGAGTTTTCAATAATCCCCTTTTATTCACTTAAACACAATTTTTacgtttctttttagtttttgtttacaTTCTTACAAGGAAAATCAACTATTAAATAAAGATTAGTATATCtgtaagaaaatttttatttttctaaatataaaaaaaaaaaatttgaaataatagtCCAGGACAAATGTCGTCACAAGGTGACTAGAATTATCATGAAGAGTTGCACCCTGACAGTTTTAACTGGACTATCTGGTTGTACaggtaaaaattaattttatgaaaatacttATGTGTAAGGAAAAGCCCAATTCCTCCATTAGAACTTGTATATTCAGGGATGGCCAATCAGTGTAATAAGCAGATTACTACCATCATcacatttaatacattttgtgATTTAATCAATTACTTCATCTAATCTTAGTAGgctaaaaaagttttaattttctgaaagtaAGTTTATTTCTTAACACttcaaataaaagagaacaaaaactcCTCAGCAGGAAAAATATGTGCTTAATGTCTTACTGCTTTCATCCacgtttaaaataatttatttggattCTGACAATGTTATTGACATTACATTTTCAATACATGCCAAATTTTCTCTTACCTGGagcacagaagaaaaagagatgtagagaaacttctttgggcctggcgcagttgctcatgcctctaatcccagcacattgggaggtcaatgagggcagattgcttgagctcaggagttcaagaccagttttggcaacatggcaaaaccccatctctacaaaaaaaaattaaaaaaaaaaaaacaacccagacACCAGACATaatggcgcgcacctgtagtctcagctacttgggagactgaggtgggaggatcccttgagcggcgggggcggggggggggggggggggggcggtggcgGGAGgttgagaggctgcagtgagctgtgattgagttACTGCAATTCAGCTTGGGTGTcagagtaagatcctgtttcaaaaaaagaaaaaagtctttgcATTTAAATTTGTTAATTTGTAAATTACACTAAATCTCACTTGAgaaaattttgtttctaaatgagACTTTACAAACTCTTTTTTGAAGTGTAAAAGTTAACTTTAGTTTGTTACCTGTATCTACTCTTTTTAAAGGGGAGATGGAAGGATGAAGGCAATACTGTCTAATAAAACTTTCTGCAATGACGGAAACATCCTATATCTACACAATCCAAATACAGTAGCCTCTAGCCATGTATGGCTATTGAACAtctgaaacagagagagagagggagaatttttttttttttttttttttttttttttttctactttgtataTCTTTATTCTTCTTGCTTCACCACCTTTCATGTTCTaagaagaaatgtaaatgaaatgatACATCACATAGTCCTTTATAGCTCTATATCATTATTGTTTAGTCTTCTCATGTTGAGACACATCTCTAAGTAAAGATACAATATGATACCCCACTGACAATAGCACATTGGTATAGAAGAAAAATCAGTTTTCAGAGTGAGAAATAGGATAAGTATTGCCGAAGTCAGGAATCCAGTTTCTATTTATGTCATGGTATAGAACTTCTATAGGATATCTTTCTGAAAGACTTTTTATAATGAGGGGAGGTTTCTGTTAAGGATGGATGATTAACATAAATATCGTGTAGGCTGGACTCAGGGAAATTTAATTCCATGTCTATTAAGTCTCTGTATTCCTTTCAAGTCTTGAATTATCAACATGAAGTTTCATCAGCTGTTTAATTAGCTTCCGATCCAGGCATCTCACTACtatataccaaaaaagaaaaaaaattccatagcCTGTGAGCTAGGTGAAGTGTGAAAagtaaataatacttttattatttatctttaattttctgaCATGGAgcgtcactctgttgcccaggctggagtgcagtagcacgatctctgttcattgcagcctccacttcctggactcaagcgattctcctgcgtcagcctcccgagtagctgggattacaagtgcatgccaccacgcctggttgattttctttttgtattttcagtagagatggggtttcgccatgttggccaggctggtctcaaacccctgacctcaagtgatctgcctgccttggcctcccaaagtgctaggattacaggtgtgagccattacgCCTGGCTGCCctcaatacatttatttatttacttatttatttttatttttttctggtggaTGCTCTCTTGCCCCCTCCCCTAAACTGAGATATCCCCATTTGGCACTTTGCCTAGTTGGAGTCAAGCTCCAAGTTTTAGACTTAACAAGAGTGAGGTATGTGCTCATTTTTCCTCTGATAAACTCACCCATGCAGAGGGGATGATGAGTGATCTTGATGGGCAGCATGTCAAAGGGGCATTTTGAgggcagtatcttttttttttttttttttttttttttttttctcttttttttttttttttttttttattatactttaagttctagggtacatgtgcataacgtgcaggtttgttacatatgtaaacttatgccatgttggtgtgctgcacccatcaactcgtcagcacccatcaattcatcatttatatcatgtataactccccaatgcaatccctccctcctcccccctcccccctccccatgatagaccccagtgtgtgatgttccccttcccgagtccaagtgatctcattgttcagttcccacctatgagtgagaacatggggtgtttggttttctcttcttgtgatagtttgctaagaatgatggtttccagctgcatccatgtccctacaaaggacgcaaactcatccttttttatggctgcatagtattccatggtgtatatgtgccacattttcttaatccagtctgtcacagatggacatttgggttgattccaagtctttgctattgtgaatagtgccgcaataaacatacgtgtacatgtgtctttgtagtagactaatttataatcctttgggtatatacccagtagtgggatggctgggtcatatggtacatctagttctagatccttgaggaattgccatactgttttccataatggttgaactagtttacaatcccaccaacagtgtaaaagtgttcctatttctccacatcctctccaacacctgttgtttcctgacttcttaatgattgccattctaactggtgtgagatggtatctcattgtggttttgatttgcatttctctgatggccagtgatgatgagcattttttcatgtgtctgttggctgtatgaatatcttcttttgagaaatgtctgttcatatcctttccccactttttgatggggttgtttgtttttttctcgtatatttgtttgagttctttgtagattctggatattagccctttgtcagatgagtaggttgcaaaaattttctcccattctgtaggttgcctgttcactctgatggtagtttcttttgctgtgcagaagctctttagtttaattagatcccatttgtcaattttggcttttgctgccgttgcctttggtgttttagacatgaagtccttgcccatgcctatgtcctgaatggtactacctagattttcttctagggttttgatggtattaggtctaacatttaagtctctaatccatcttgaattaatcttcgtataaggggtaaggaaaggatccagtttcagctttctacttatggctagccaattttcccagcaccatttattaaatagggaatcctttccccatttcttgtttctctcaggtttgtcaaagatcagatggctgtagatgtgcggtattatttctgaggactctgttctgttccattggtctatatctctgttttggtaccagtaccatgctgttttggttactgtagccttgtagtatagtttgaagtcaggtagcgtgacgcctccagctttgtccttttgacttaggattgtcttggcaatgcgggctcttttttggttccatatgaactttaaagcagttttttccaattctgtgaagaaagtcattggtagcttgatggggatggcattgaatctataaataaccttggggagtatggccattttcacgatattgattcttcctatccatgagcatggtatgttcttccatttgtttgtgtcctctttgatttcactgagcagtggtttgtagttctccttgaagaggtcctttacatcccttgtaagctggattcctaggtattttattctctttgaagcaattgtgaatggaagttcattcctgatttggctctctgcttgtctgttgctggtgtataagaatgcttgtgatttttgcacattaattttgtatcctgagactttgctgaagttgcttatcagcttaaggagattttgggctgagacaatggggttttctaaatatacaatcatgtcatctgcaaacagggacaatttgacttcttctttcctaactggatacccttgatttctttctcttgcctgattgccctagccagaacttccaacactatgttgaataggagtggtgagagagggcatccctgtcttgtgccagttttcaaagggaatttttccagtttttgcccattcagtatgatattagctgtgggtttgtcataaatagctcttattattttgaggtacgttccatcaataccgaatttattgagcgtttttagcatgaagggctgttgaattttgtcaaaagccttttctgcatctattgagacaatcatgtggttcttgtctttggttctgtttatatgctggattacgtttattgatttgcgaatgttgaaccagccttgcatcccagggatgaagcccacttgatcatggtggataagctttttgatgtgctgctgaatccggtttgccagtattttattgaggatttttgcatcaatgttcatcagggatattggtctaaaattctctttttttgttgtgtctctgccaggctttggtatcaggatgatgttggcctcataaaatgagttagggaggattccctctttttctattgattggaatagtttcagaaggaatggtaccagctcctccttgtacctctggtagaattcagctgtgaatccatctggtcctggactttttttggtgggtaggctattaattgttgcctcaatttcagagcctgctattggtctattcagggattcaacttcttcctggtttagccttgggagagtgtaagtgtccaggaaattatccatttcttctagattttctagttgatttgcgtagaggcgtttatagtttgatggtagtttgtatttctgtggggtcagtggtgatatcccctttatcattttttattgcatctatttgattcctctctctttttttctttattagccttgctagcggtctgtcaattttgttgatcttttcaaaaaaccaactcctggattcattgattttttggagggttttttgtgtctctatctccttcagttctgctctgatcttagttatttcttgccttctgctagcttttgaatgtgattgctcttgcctctctagt
It includes:
- the LOC104654143 gene encoding uncharacterized protein LOC104654143; protein product: MWAVGASRWGRLPPARGAAAPNHRISNTGKRGLRHPKPQVSCGSSLVVERPAPIVVSPPLRHSPIPPAPPPTPEPALNPFVCGEIPLLPIPSQPGITTAALYQASGPVPRTGRQVLRTTALKLIHKEFLDLARDS